A single Arachnia propionica DNA region contains:
- a CDS encoding metal-sensitive transcriptional regulator: MEKEHDGCRAQHGYTADKQAYLRRLRLIEGQARGIARMVEQDEYCIDIMTQISAVTSALKAVSMALLKDHLEHCVAAAVREGGDAAQEKFDEAMTAISRLAR, translated from the coding sequence GTGGAGAAAGAACACGACGGCTGCCGCGCGCAGCACGGCTACACCGCCGACAAACAGGCCTACCTGCGGCGGCTCCGGCTGATCGAGGGGCAGGCGCGCGGGATCGCCCGCATGGTGGAGCAGGACGAGTACTGCATCGACATCATGACCCAGATCTCCGCCGTCACCAGCGCCCTCAAGGCGGTGTCCATGGCCCTGCTGAAGGACCACCTCGAACACTGCGTCGCGGCCGCCGTGCGCGAGGGCGGGGACGCCGCCCAGGAGAAGTTCGACGAGGCCATGACCGCCATCTCCCGGTTGGCCCGCTGA
- a CDS encoding heavy-metal-associated domain-containing protein — protein MKTDYAVAGMTCGHCASHVTEEIQTIKGVKSVSVDWESGRMVIESDEKIPFDAVVEAVAEAGDYTVKEA, from the coding sequence ATGAAGACCGACTACGCCGTTGCCGGGATGACCTGCGGACACTGCGCCTCCCACGTCACCGAGGAGATCCAGACGATCAAGGGCGTCAAGAGCGTCAGCGTCGACTGGGAATCGGGTCGGATGGTCATCGAATCCGACGAGAAGATCCCCTTCGACGCGGTCGTCGAGGCCGTCGCCGAGGCCGGCGACTACACCGTCAAAGAGGCCTGA